A single genomic interval of Hydractinia symbiolongicarpus strain clone_291-10 chromosome 8, HSymV2.1, whole genome shotgun sequence harbors:
- the LOC130654808 gene encoding FRAS1-related extracellular matrix protein 2-like, producing MERSSLIFRACVMCLMFIHYSCEANVYVVERQSSQVKIVRNFQINVPYGREVYLNPKNLTISYDIEGHCQVYVLKNDPMSSQLGKITPSSFPCKFDMFTLSYQHFGSLTRTTDTIRLQVRLDTKDETIIAPFTIQVKVIFTKPLDILQKVQNLFVDEIGGLSDPIDPKILNVRYTKENQVCRICFLPRKNGPPFFGSIVNTSDGEYGLNLLHRKEYKYIPCDDFLSGMLRYAHQRRGRSSNRDYVPLMVELSDKKTEAVQKREFIQVPVRIRRAPENTPPIVNYNSASYSLQVDQIVLTALTSTVLKAEDRETESGSIIFNVTTQNIPGEGYLVHTDDPTRPLTTFYQKEIDQLKIAFKPPDKLSTNQRLQQVWLEARDSYGASSQPFYVIIVIKPMNTYAPQVIKNSGLAMFEGQSRPITKDVLKIRDPDNEEDVKIVVVGGLFHGKLEKNGKEVSHFTINDIVNKLVRYVHDDSDTYSDSLLIRISDGTNSVDLLFAITIVPVDDEPPVLAYNTGVTVDEGSLVKINQFDLSARDVDSDDTKVLFKVVDPPVAGVLFRVNTNRGVVVRDGNNQDRITEFSQVDVILGRIFYRHFGEEIFNDVFTFRLSDGAEPPNQSGLKTFIIDVIPKDDLQPTLHVDCPLKMKVIEGKPKEFSKQVLQYTDGDSLDESLRYVVTNKPYFVGDTTGETNAGKIAFSHQLQKEISSFTQKQVNHFKVIYVPPVTEIGGKIRQVLFNFTVSDHAGNSIAGQTFMIDIQPVNNMAPVAVINTITLKEGKRGLISAQQLRAYDPDNLNEELSFGLKKLPKHGQVLLNKQKLTIGASFSMDDIKQQRVEYVHDSSETTADEIKLILTDTVHMVHIELPVVITPSDDERPVLKLLKKRLTVPENGVVKIASDVMEVTDKDSADEKLTFLVTKPLQHGQLQVKGKPTDTFKLTDILSGFVSYKHTSGEIGTKHKMDLLNLTLTDMSEDLFIGGNLVSGIIIEVVVEPVDSEPPTVSGTFLVEVDEGGKTVIAKQQLNITDADTNLKHVLCNITKFSKHGFIETSATWKGSEVTKLGIPVKAFSAYDLKHGHISYVQSKHKKVEPVMDELDIRCSDGSNTASTITINVVISPTNDEVPMIFVQPNIICVEDDLILLDLSKINPYDQDQPEDNLTITVTKQPINGELLLQKTTELKLADVFTKTALMGDLGATVMYQHKGTETTSDSFELRVDDGIHNVTKVVNITVISMDDETPRLTVNTGLRLDRGETKVITAYNLKAVDLDSNDDSLMYYVMMKPVYGKLQRVISPSMTVDINKGGNFSQHDINTRKIRYTHTSEDVGDREIIRLDVTDGFNRLINQMFNIMITPLDNIMPDIVNQGVTLKENKRVILTTDMLSASDLNTPDENLLFIITKTPLKGYVEHLDNVGFPITKFSQLDLASNKISYVHNSLDETNLDNFEFEVTDGRNKVYRTFRINIGDVNNKKPTLYRQIIKALRGQKTVITPFELKAVDNDTEAVHVRFKIHDMPKHGKILLNSQPVIVFSQYDLDMNKISYQHDKSLSKSDSFSVTATDGRHTDFFVSPDRTASTIHPVKIDIEIKEVDTHAPVLVTNTGASSLRVRRSYTLFKFTSSYLKAEDYASAASNIKFSIKQQPKHGKIVRMTNKKKPVRKFTQEDINKKQIAYILDVGSTAVNDFFHFDIYDEKKNVLYGQTFHFKWSWVSIANSHYKANETDKHVKLDFHRNGYLGTTSFVTVEFVQRSKNNQPDTRSKRQIQFGPGQTKASFHFSILDDDMYEKVKSVKVLLKKSYNGLVSSRNNATIEIYDPEDEPTVMISERVVRISESIGTVNIPIRRKGDVSSIIRIKCVTRSDTANGTDRSKVTSYRDYISRYADDRSSIITFQENEIIKFCPVRIIDDSLYEGEENFKVEILSLYGGRVADSAAKCDVIIKEDAKDEPRFSLSSDFYNVEEKSGFVKISVERVGTDLSMTSYVLFATRQNSPVSAKAYSDYHPLVTSLRFNPDETEKIVKVKILDDTGRVRLEGKEHFDVLIRTPRNGRLGEPSEATVIIDDTKSDQPRVYFAQSEYSVKENVGNVTILLEREGDLRHHTYVRCYTRQMSARVNEDFIERRNTNVSFVKFERKEHQAKCQVTIINDNNYESDERFKVVLGKSKGGIVTDANKEAVVKVIDDDVPVIGFKEKRFYVREPTSSEKDRTITIPVQRQGDVSKASFVTVHTKDGSAKSGKSYEPLAKRLEFDVNVTRVDIDVTVYYVADTNLRTAFSLVLTSDAEHTYDLGQNKAVIFIEEIGHRVGVTFPLKPVVASLMDYNRVELARKMPAQGYPVICVTACNPRHPRYDEIKSICKEELINDNFTKYRWQVAAPDYTDGIENKLKDVNMKLFYTSPNQITLDSVYFSAGSRIRCIAQPFSEDGNTGVESSSDVIVINPTVGLCTPKRASDIGAETFSAQVAYTGASHPTHKNMIKIKVLIPHFDGLLPVISTKRLSNFELTLSPDASRVAQHTCSNILNPGEVTTQYGFNAKQKENNIQQSNSQPFEYDWRLRGNDTTRFYNHLNLDACLWTFESYFNMTELVQTCGGKIVTDGMVKDAVQSHLAINLPLFVSYIYHSPNDEDGWTDFNHQSSIRLTAVYNTGILWKDGVGLPEKAKLKGNLYPASIIVRKNDRKLQMNFRTKARFRGLFVLQTRDGKAKSEVVLRERSELPFTLKLIRSDPTYAEPEQLWQMESKYAVRDYTGSYVFKMIPCTVSDEEEFSLPPDCTPGEPVSFNLNFTIQQTSEPVEASFTLNTRFFLLNSREQWLSSRLSSSQVTDVYFKEEEKIFGRVMVDPSQSLGNAYHTVIEKVFLCSGLDGFIPTFDPTTNNYGCVADSPNLMYRFKVLDRLNPETEQKSFGNIDFKALLAVDDPEADDLVNQAGSDGFRIESTPLFKVSAGRNWFLHVIYTLRSQQEKNRGLGRRSIDVEHYHALSTIVKEKIRRRRELSSESSREIRSIGHEKGTNIQMVLLDRPNIEANKEKKPEKEDGGKKNDGSPSSNLLIIIIVILLILILIGLILGAVFIKRKSAASGGDSQVSGEDGGTAI from the exons ATGGAGAGAAGTAGTTTAATTTTTCGCGCGTGTGTTATGTGTCTGATGTTTATACATTACTCATGTGAAGCGAACGTATATGTTGTGGAAAGACAATCATCGCAGGTTAAAATTGTTCGAAATTTTCAAATTAATGTACCTTATGGCAGGGAGGTTTATTTAAATCCAAAGAATTTGACTATATCGTATGACATTGAAGGACATTGTCAAGTTTATGTTCTTAAAAACGATCCTATGAGTTCCCAATTAGGAAAAATCACACCATCTTCGTTTCCGTGCAAATTCGACATGTTTACTTTATCGTATCAACATTTTGGTAGCTTGACACGGACAACAGACACAATAAGACTGCAAGTTAGGCTGGATACCAAAGATGAAACTATAATAGCTCCATTTACAATTCAAGTTAAAGTCATTTTCACCAAACCTCTTGATATTTTGCAGAAAGTTCAAAACTTATTTGTTGACGAAATAGGAGGTCTTTCTGATCCCATAGATCCCAAAATTTTGAATGTAagatatacaaaagaaaatcaAGTATGTAGAATATGTTTCCTGCCAAGAAAAAATGGTCCACCATTTTTTGGATCAATTGTTAACACCAGCGATGGAGAGTATGGCTTAAATTTATTGCATCGAAAGGAGTACAAATATATCCCTTGTGATGATTTTTTAAGTGGAATGTTACGGTATGCACATCAAAGACGTGGAAGATCTTCTAACCGTGACTATGTTCCTCTAATGGTTGAATTGTCCGATAAGAAAACTGAAGCAGTCCAAAAGCGCGAATTTATTCAAGTGCCGGTTAGGATCCGACGAGCACCTGAAAACACACCACCGATAGTAAATTACAATTCAGCAAGTTACAGTTTACAGGTGGACCAAATTGTACTGACAGCATTAACCTCCACAGTTTTAAAAGCAGAGGACCGTGAAACCGAATCAGGTTCGATTATCTTCAACGTTACGACACAAAATATTCCAGGTGAAGGTTATTTAGTGCATACAGATGACCCAACACGGCCTTTAACCACGTTTTATCAAAAAGAAATCGACCAACTAAAAATTGCGTTTAAACCACCTGACAAGTTAAGCACCAATCAACGATTACAACAAGTATGGTTGGAAGCACGTGATAGCTATGGTGCTTCGTCCCAGCCTTTTTATGTCATTATCGTCATTAAGCCGATGAACACTTACGCACCCCAAGTAATAAAAAACTCCGGATTGGCCATGTTTGAGGGACAATCTCGCCCGATAACAAAAGATGTGCTAAAAATTCGTGATCCTGATAACGAAGAGGATGTTAAAATTGTCGTGGTGGGTGGTCTCTTCCATGGAAAACTTGAGAAGAATGGAAAGGAAGTCAGCCATTTTACAATAAATGACATTGTCAACAAATTGGTCCGTTACGTCCATGATGATTCAGATACTTACAGTGATAGCTTACTAATACGAATATCAGACGGAACGAACTCAGTGGATTTATTATTCGCTATCACTATCGTTCCAGTGGATGACGAACCTCCAGTTTTAGCTTATAACACAGGAGTTACGGTAGATGAAGGATCTTTGGTCAAAATTAATCAATTTGATTTAAGTGCGCGTGATGTTGACTCTGATGATacaaaagttttgtttaaagTTGTTGATCCACCTGTCGCTGGAGTTCTCTTTCGGGTCAATACAAATAGAGGCGTTGTGGTACGCGACGGCAACAACCAGGATCGTATTACAGAGTTCTCTCAAGTCGACGTTATTCTGGGAAGAATATTTTACCGTCATTTCGGAGAGGAAATATTCAATGACGTCTTTACTTTTCGCTTGTCAGACGGAGCTGAGCCACCAAACCAGTCTGGACTCAAAACATTTATCATTGACGTTATTCCAAAAGATGACTTACAGCCAACGTTGCATGTAGATTGTCCCTTAAAAATGAAAGTAATTGAGGGCAAACCTAAAGAGTTTTCAAAGCAGGTTCTGCAATACACAGATGGCGATTCCCTCGACGAATCACTTCGATACGTCGTCACAAATAAACCATACTTTGTCGGCGATACAACAGGGGAAACTAACGCCGGAAAGATTGCGTTTAGTCATCAACTACAAAAAGAAATCTCTTCATTTACACAGAAACAAGTAAACCACTTTAAAGTGATTTATGTACCACCAGTGACAGAAATCGGTGGAAAGATACGTCAAGTGCTGTTTAACTTTACGGTTTCCGATCACGCTGGTAACTCTATTGCGGGACAGACTTTCATGATTGACATTCAACCTGTGAATAACATGGCACCAGTTGCTGTCATTAATACAATAACATTAAAGGAGGGAAAAAGAGGCTTAATATCAGCACAACAACTCCGAGCATATGATCCTGATAATTTAAACGAAGAACTTTCATTTGGATTAAAGAAATTACCAAAACATGGACAGGTGttgttaaacaaacaaaaactgaCTATTGGCGCTTCATTTAGCATGGACGatataaaacaacaaagagTGGAGTATGTTCATGATTCATCAGAAACTACGGCAGACGAAATCAAGTTAATTCTTACTGATACTGTTCATATGGTGCATATAGAACTTCCCGTAG TCATAACACCATCGGATGACGAGCGTCCTGTTTTAAAACTTCTAAAGAAAAGATTGACAGTGCCTGAAAATGGCGTTGTTAAAATTGCCAGTGACGTCATGGAGGTTACAGATAAAGATTCAGCTGATGAGAAACTAACCTTTCTAGTCACCAAACCTCTACAGCATGGACAATTACAAGTTAAAG GTAAACCCACTGACACTTTTAAACTAACAGATATCTTGAGCGGTTTTGTTTCATACAAACACACAAGTGGCGAGATCGGCACTAAGCATAAAATGGATCTACTAAATTTGACTTTAACTGATATGTCTGAAGACTTATTTATTGGCGGGAATCTTGTTTCTGGGATCATAATTGAAGTTGTAGTTGAGCCTGTTGATAGTGAGCCACCAACTGTCTCCGGAACGTTTCTTGTTGAAGTTGATGAAGGTGGAAAAACAGTAATAGCTAAACAACAACTGAACATTACTGATGCGGATACCAATCTTAAACATGTGCTGTGCAacataacaaaattttcaaagcaTGGTTTTATCGAAACTTCTGCGACATGGAAAGGATCTGAAGTAACAAAATTAGGAATCCCTGTTAAAGCATTTTCAGCATATGACCTTAAGCATGGCCATATTTCTTATGTTCAAAGCAAACACAAGAAAGTTGAACCTGTTATGGACGAATTGGATATAAGATGTAGTGATGGAAGCAATACTGCAAGTACAATAACGATAAATGTCGTAATTTCACCGACTAACGACGAAGTACCGATGATTTTCGTCCAACCGAACATAATATGCGTTGAAGACGATTTAATCCTACTTGATCTATCAAAAATAAATCCCTATGATCAAGACCAACCGGAAGACAACTTAACTATCACTGTCACTAAGCAACCAATCAATGGAGAACTGTTGCTACAAAAGACAACGGAGTTAAAGCTTGCCGACGTTTTTACAAAAACGGCGTTGATGGGTGATTTAGGCGCTACAGTTATGTATCAACATAAAGGTACCGAGACGACGAGTGATTCGTTTGAATTACGTGTTGACGACGGTATTCATAACGTCACCAAAGTTGTCAATATAACTGTCATATCAATGGATGACGAAACACCGCGATTGACGGTCAATACAGGCTTGCGTTTGGATAGAGGTGAAACTAAAGTGATCACTGCGTACAATTTAAAAGCCGTTGATTTAGATAGCAACGACGACTCCTTGATGTATTACGTCATGATGAAACCGGTTTATGGAAAACTGCAAAGAGTAATTTCACCATCAATGACTGTTGATATTAACAAAGGAGGAAATTTTTCTCAACATGATATTAATACCAGGAAAATTAG ATACACTCATACAAGCGAAGATGTCGGCGACCGTGAAATTATTCGGCTGGATGTGACGGATGGATTTAATAGACTTATCAATCAGATGTTTAATATCATGATAACACCATTGGATAATATAATGCCAGATATAGTTAACCAAGGAGTAactttaaaagagaataaaCGAGTTATCCTAACTACTGATATGCTAAGCGCTTCAGATTTGAACACTCCAGATGAAAATTTACTATTTATTATCACAAAAACACCTTTAAAGGGCTATGTCGAGCATTTAGACAATGTTGGTTTTCCAATTACGAAATTCTCTCAACTTGATTTAGCCTCAAATAAAATATCCTATGTTCACAATAGTTTGGATGAAACAAATTTAGATAACTTTGAGTTCGAAGTGACGGACGGCAGAAATAAAGTGTATCGTACTTTCCGCATAAATATTGGTgacgtaaataataaaaaaccgaCATTATACCGACAAATAATAAAAGCTTTGAGAGGACAAAAGACTGTTATAACACCATTTGAGTTAAAAGCAGTTGATAATGATACTGAAGCTGTGCATGTTAGATTTAAAATTCATGACATGCCGAAGCATGGTAAAATTCTGCTCAATTCTCAACCAGTGATTGTATTTTCACAATATGATCTTGATATGAACAAAATATCGTACCAGCATGATAAATCTCTCAGTAAATCTGACTCGTTTTCTGTGACGGCAACCGATGGAAGACATACTGATTTCTTTGTGAGTCCTGATAGAACTGCAAGCACGATACACCCCGTAAAAATTGACATAGAAATTAAAGAGGTAGACACTCATGCTCCAGTTTTAGTGACCAACACTGGCGCATCAAGTTTGCGAGTGCGAAGATCGTATACTCTCTTTAAATTTACAAGTTCGTACCTCAAAGCAGAAGACTATGCGAGTGCAGCCAGTAACATCAAATTTTCTATAAAACAACAGCCAAAACATGGAAAAATAGTACGCATGACAAATAAGAAGAAACCTGTGAGAAAGTTTACTCAAGAGGATATCAATAAAAAACAGATTGCTTATATTTTGGATGTGGGTAGCACAGCTGTGAACgacttttttcattttgataTTTATGACGAGAAAAAGAATGTATTATACGGACAAACATTCCATTTTAAATGGTCGTGGGTATCAATAGCTAACAGCCACTACAAAGCAAATGAAACTGATAAGCACGTAAAATTAGATTTTCACCGGAACGGGTATTTAGGGACAACTTCGTTCGTCACTGTAGAATTTGTTCAAAGAAGCAAAAACAATCAACCTGATACAAGGAGTAAAAGACAGATTCAGTTTGGTCCTGGTCAAACGAAGGCTTCTTTCCATTTTTCAATACTTGACGATGATATGTATGAGAAAGTAAAATCTGTGAAAGTTTTATTGAAGAAATCTTACAATGGACTCGTTTCATCACGAAACAACGCTACGATAGAGATTTATGATCCTGAAGACG AACCAACCGTGATGATCAGTGAAAGAGTTGTTAGAATATCCGAATCAATTGGAACGGTCAACATTCCGATACGAAGAAAAGGAGATGTCTCAAGCATTATACGAATTAAATGTGTAACCCGATCAG ATACGGCAAATGGTACTGACAGATCAAAAGTGACGTCATATCGAGATTATATCTCGAGATATGCAGATGATCGGTCAAGCATTATCACGTTTCAAGAg AACGAAATCATTAAATTTTGTCCAGTGAGAATAATCGATGACTCCTTATATGAGGGTGAAGAAAACTTTAAAGTCGAAATTCTTTCTTTGTATGGTGGAAGAGTTGCTGACTCAGCAGCAAAATGTGACGTCATAATAAAGGAAGACGCTAAAGATG AACCAAGATTCTCATTATCATCAGACTTTTACAATGTGGAAGAAAAATCTGGTTTTGTGAAAATCAGTGTAGAAAGAGTTGGAACAGATCTTTCCATGACGTCATATGTTCTTTTTGCCACTCGACAAAATTCTCCAGTATCAGCGAAAG CATACAGTGATTATCATCCACTTGTAACATCGCTCCGTTTTAATCCTGACGAAACTGAAAAAATTGTCAAAGTAAAGATACTTGACGACACAGGACGCGTGCGATTAGAAGGGAAAGAACATTTTGACGTTTTAATTCGAACACCAAGAAATGGCAGGTTAGGTGAACCTTCAGAAGCAACCGTGATTATTGACGACACAAAATCAGATC AACCACGTGTTTATTTCGCCCAATCAGAATACTCTGTGAAAGAAAACGTAGGAAATGTGACTATTCTGCTTGAAAGAGAGGGTGACTTAAGACACCATACCTATGTACGTTGCTACACTCGTCAGATGAGCGCTCGCGTGAACGAAGATTTTATCGAGCGAAGAAACACGAACGTATCGTTTGTTAAGTTTGAAAGGAAAGAACATCAAGCTAAATGTCAG GTAACTATCATTAATGACAACAATTATGAAAGTGATGAAAGATTTAAAGTTGttcttggaaaatcaaaaggTGGAATCGTCACTGATGCTAACAAGGAAGCAGTTGTCAAGGTTATTGACGATGACG tGCCTGTAATTGGATTTAAAGAGAAACGTTTTTATGTTCGTGAACCAACTTCAAGTGAAAAAGATCGCACGATTACGATACCTGTGCAGCGTCAAGGTGATGTTTCAAAAGCTTCTTTTGTAACAGTCCACACAAAAGATGGATCTGCCAAGTCCGGAAAATCTTATGAGCCTTTGGCTAAG cgCTTAGAATTTGATGTAAACGTTACACGAGTTGACATCGACGTTACAGTGTATTACGTAGCAGATACGAATCTTAGAACAGCATTCTCGTTAGTACTTACATCAGATGCTGAACACACCTATGACCTTGGTCAGAATAAAGCTGTCATCTTTATTGAGGAGATTGGTCATAGAGTTGGTGTAACATTCCCTTTGAAACCTGTAGTTGCATCTTTAATGGATTACAACAGAGTTGAATTGGCAAGAAAGATGCCTGCACAGGGATATCCAGTGATTTGTGTCACC gcGTGCAATCCAAGACACCCACGATATGACGAAATCAAATCAATTTGTAAAGAAGAACTCATTAACGACAATTTTACTAAGTACAGGTGGCAAGTAGCAGCTCCTGATTACACTGACGGAATCGAGAACAAACTGAAAGACGTCAATATGAAATTATTTTATACCTCGCCCAATCAAATCACTTTAGATAG CGTGTACTTCAGTGCTGGTTCCAGAATACGTTGCATTGCACAACCATTCTCTGAAGATGGAAACACAGGGGTGGAGAGTTCTAGTGACGTCATAGTTATAAATCCAACAGTCGGTCTGTGCACACCAAAAAGAGCAAGCGATATCGGCGCAGAAACATTCTCTGCACAG GTAGCCTACACTGGTGCTTCACATCCTACTCACAAGAACatgatcaaaataaaagtattgattCCACATTTCGATGGTCTTTTGCCTGTCATTTCCACGAAGAGGTTATCCAACTTTGAACTAACCCTAAGTCCAGATGCGAGCCGTGTCGCACAACATACCTGctcaaacattttaaaccctGGGGAGGTGACAACACAGTACGGATTTAATGCAAAACAAAAGGAAAACAATATCCAACAGTCTAATAGTCAACCATTCGAATATGATTGGCGGTTAAGGGGCAACGACACAACCAG ATTCTACAACCATTTAAACCTTGATGCATGCTTGTGGACGTTTGAGAGTTATTTCAATATGACCGAGCTTGTCCAGACATGTGGAGGAAAGATTGTTACTGACGGAATGGTAAAGGACGCCGTCCAGTCGCATTTAGCTATAAACTTGCCGTTATTTGTGTCGTATATATACCACTCGCCAAACGACGAAGACGGCTGGACTGATTTCAACCATCAATCATCGATCAGGTTAACAGCTGTGTATAACACTGGTATTCTTTGGAAAGATGGAGTTGGATTGCCAGAAAAAGCCAAGTTAAAGGGAAATTTATATCCAGCCAGTATTATTGTTAGAAAGAACGATCGGAAGTTGCAGATGAACTTTCGTACTAAAGCAAGATTTAGGGGACTGTTTGTTCTGCAAACAAGAG atgggAAAGCAAAAAGTGAAGTTGTCTTGCGTGAAAGATCCGAGTTACCGTTCACATTAAAATTAATTCGAAGTGATCCAACTTATGCTGAGCCAGAGCAGTTATGGCAGATGGAATCCAAGTACGCCGTGCGTGATTATACAGGGTCATACGTCTTCAAAATGATACCCTGTACTGTATCTGAC gAGGAAGAGTTTTCACTGCCACCGGATTGTACCCCGGGCGAACCAGTTTCATTTAATCTGAATTTCACAATTCAACAGACCAGTGAACCTGTGGAGGCGTCTTTCACCTTGAATACTCGTTTTTTCTTGTTGAACAGTAGAGAACAATGGCTTTCGTCTCGGTTATCCAGTTCACAAGTAACAGATGTCTACTTCAAGGAAG agGAAAAAATATTTGGTCGCGTGATGGTTGACCCATCGCAGTCTCTTGGTAACGCCTATCACACTGTGATTGAGAAAGTGTTTTTGTGCAGCGGTTTAGATGGCTTCATTCCAACTTTCGACCCTACAACTAACAACTATGGTTGCGTAGCTGATTCTCCTAATCTCATGTACCGATTCAAAGTTTTG GATCGCTTAAATCCAGAGACTGAACAAAAATCATTTGGTAACATTGACTTCAAAGCATTATTAGCAGTTGACGATCCTGAAGCAGACGACCTTGTCAATCAAGCTGGTTCAGATGGATTTCGTATTGAAAGCACTCCACTTTTCAAG GTGTCTGCTGGTCGAAACTGGTTTCTACACGTTATATATACTCTACGTTCACAACAAGAGAAAAACAGAGGGTTAGGTCGACGAAGCATTGATGTAGAACATTACCATGCACTGTCAACCATTGTTAAGGAGAAAATACGACGAAGGAGAGAGCTATCTAGTGAATCAAGTCGAGAAATTCGCTCGATTGGTCATGAGAAAGGTACAAACATACAAATGGTTTTATTGGACAGACCAAATATAGAAGCTAATAAGGAAAAGAAACCCGAAAAAGAAGATGGCGGCAAGAAAAACGATGGAAGTCCAAGTAGTAATCTCTTGATTATTATAATTGTTATCCTCCTCATTCTTATACTTATTGGTCTCATTTTGGGTGCGGTATTTATAAAACGTAAAAGCGCAGCCAGTGGTGGTGACTCTCAGGTGAGTGGAGAGGATGGTGGTACCGCAATATAA